The following proteins are co-located in the Gordonia polyisoprenivorans genome:
- the ilvD gene encoding dihydroxy-acid dehydratase, with the protein MSPESESTPEVDIKPRSRDVTDGLERTAARGMLRAIGMGDDDWAKPQIGVGSSWNEITPCNLSLDRLATAVKEGVFEAGGYPLQFGTISVSDGISMGHEGMHFSLVSREVIADSVETVMSAERLDGSVLLAGCDKSLPGMLMAAARLDLANVFLYAGSTLPGYATLADGSEHQVTIIDAFEAVGACARGLMSRADVDTIERAICPGEGACGGMYTANTMAAVAEALGMSLPGSAAPPAPDRRRDEFARKSGAAAVELLRRGITARDIMTREAFENAIAVVMALGGSTNAVLHLLAIAHEADVELSLEDFARIGSRVPHLADVKPFGRHVMTDVDRIGGLPVVMKALLDAGLMHGDCLTVTGATMAENLAHIAPPDPDGKVLRALDSPIHPTGGITILNGSLAPGGAVVKSAGFDSDVFEGVARVFDRERAAMDALEDGTITAGDVVVIRYEGPKGGPGMREMLAITGAIKGAGLGKDVLLMTDGRFSGGTTGLCVGHVAPEAVDGGPIALVCDGDRIRLDVGSGTLDLLVDADELVSRAETFSPLPPRYTRGVLAKYAKLVTSASRGAICE; encoded by the coding sequence ATGAGTCCCGAGAGTGAGTCCACACCCGAGGTGGACATCAAGCCCCGCAGCCGCGATGTCACCGACGGTTTGGAGAGAACCGCAGCCCGCGGGATGTTGCGGGCGATCGGGATGGGCGATGACGACTGGGCCAAACCACAGATCGGCGTCGGCTCGTCGTGGAACGAGATCACCCCCTGCAATCTGTCGCTGGACCGCCTGGCCACCGCGGTGAAGGAGGGGGTGTTCGAGGCCGGTGGCTATCCCCTGCAGTTCGGCACCATCTCGGTCTCCGACGGCATCTCGATGGGCCACGAGGGCATGCACTTCTCCCTGGTGTCGCGCGAGGTGATCGCCGACAGCGTGGAGACCGTGATGAGCGCCGAGCGCCTCGACGGTTCGGTGCTGCTCGCCGGCTGTGACAAGTCGCTGCCCGGAATGCTGATGGCGGCGGCGCGACTCGACCTCGCCAACGTGTTCCTCTACGCCGGTTCGACCCTGCCCGGCTACGCGACACTGGCCGACGGCTCCGAACATCAGGTGACGATTATCGACGCCTTCGAGGCGGTCGGCGCGTGTGCGCGCGGCCTGATGAGTCGCGCCGATGTCGACACCATCGAACGTGCCATCTGCCCCGGTGAGGGCGCCTGTGGCGGGATGTACACGGCCAACACGATGGCTGCGGTCGCCGAAGCCCTCGGGATGTCGTTGCCGGGCAGCGCCGCCCCGCCGGCACCGGATCGCCGGCGAGACGAGTTCGCGCGCAAGAGCGGCGCGGCGGCCGTCGAACTCCTGCGCCGCGGGATCACCGCGCGCGACATCATGACCCGCGAGGCATTCGAGAATGCGATCGCCGTGGTGATGGCATTGGGCGGGTCGACCAACGCCGTCCTGCATCTGCTCGCAATTGCACATGAGGCCGACGTCGAACTGTCTCTCGAGGATTTCGCCCGGATCGGTTCGCGCGTACCGCATCTCGCCGACGTCAAGCCGTTCGGCCGCCACGTCATGACCGACGTGGACCGCATCGGTGGCCTCCCGGTCGTGATGAAGGCACTCCTCGACGCCGGATTGATGCACGGCGACTGTCTCACCGTCACCGGGGCCACCATGGCCGAGAACCTCGCCCACATCGCACCGCCGGATCCGGACGGAAAAGTGTTACGCGCCCTGGATTCTCCGATTCATCCCACGGGCGGGATCACCATCCTCAACGGATCTCTGGCGCCGGGTGGGGCGGTGGTGAAATCCGCGGGATTCGATTCCGACGTGTTCGAGGGGGTGGCACGCGTCTTCGATCGGGAGCGCGCGGCGATGGATGCCCTCGAGGACGGCACCATCACCGCGGGCGACGTCGTCGTCATCCGCTACGAGGGCCCCAAGGGTGGGCCGGGTATGCGCGAGATGTTGGCCATCACCGGTGCGATCAAGGGCGCCGGCCTCGGCAAGGACGTGCTGCTGATGACCGACGGCCGCTTCTCCGGGGGCACGACCGGACTCTGCGTCGGGCATGTGGCCCCCGAGGCTGTCGACGGCGGACCGATCGCCCTGGTGTGCGACGGGGACCGGATCCGCCTCGATGTCGGGTCGGGTACCCTCGACCTGCTCGTCGACGCCGACGAATTGGTATCGCGTGCAGAAACATTCAGCCCATTGCCGCCGCGCTACACCCGCGGCGTCCTCGCGAAGTACGCCAAGCTGGTCACCTCGGCGTCACGGGGCGCGATCTGTGAATGA
- a CDS encoding SRPBCC family protein, whose amino-acid sequence MSEQTSVTVERVIDAPVDAVFGVLSNPQRHQKLDGSGFIRGVEHADRIQQVGDVFTMNMDGPHMGGEYKTDNHVTGYAKDKLLAWQTAPAGTEPPGWEWVWELESQGPDATLVRHTYDWSKVTDKDLLQQVKFPLVSADQLEDTLGRLAAETTG is encoded by the coding sequence ATGAGCGAACAAACGAGTGTCACAGTGGAACGGGTCATCGACGCACCGGTGGATGCGGTCTTCGGCGTCCTGAGCAACCCGCAGCGCCATCAGAAACTCGACGGCTCCGGATTCATTCGCGGCGTCGAGCACGCCGACCGTATCCAGCAGGTCGGCGACGTGTTCACCATGAACATGGACGGCCCGCACATGGGTGGTGAGTACAAGACCGACAACCACGTCACCGGCTACGCCAAGGACAAACTGCTGGCATGGCAGACCGCACCCGCCGGCACCGAGCCTCCCGGATGGGAATGGGTGTGGGAGTTGGAATCCCAGGGTCCCGACGCCACGCTCGTGCGCCACACCTACGACTGGTCCAAGGTCACCGACAAAGACCTGTTGCAGCAGGTGAAGTTCCCGCTCGTGTCGGCCGATCAACTCGAGGACACTCTGGGCCGGCTGGCCGCCGAGACCACCGGTTAG